Proteins encoded within one genomic window of Rossellomorea vietnamensis:
- a CDS encoding YlzJ-like family protein, with the protein MILYTMVPNDLVFPTDGSEFSGQMMINYQGVPLLVQQEENKYRIIRVMSSDPAHYLNDQICPGEYLNN; encoded by the coding sequence ATGATCCTCTATACAATGGTTCCCAATGATCTGGTGTTTCCCACCGATGGAAGTGAATTCAGCGGTCAAATGATGATAAACTATCAGGGCGTTCCCCTTCTGGTTCAGCAGGAGGAAAACAAATATCGAATCATCAGGGTCATGAGCAGTGATCCCGCCCATTACTTAAATGATCAAATTTGCCCAGGAGAATATCTAAACAATTAA
- a CDS encoding ClpP family protease, with protein MHDEPNKGQDDQKDKPSGLMEKIQQLGQTNVPQLSQDSNIHCLTIVGQIEGHMQLPPQNKTTKYEHVIPQLVAIEQNPKIEGLVVILNTVGGDVEAGLAISEMIASLSKPTVSVVLGGGHSIGVPIAVSCDFSFIASTATMTIHPVRLTGLVIGVPQTFEYLDKMQDRVVSFVTKHSNITEEDFKDLMFAKGNLTRDIGTNVVGDDAVEYGLIDGIGGIGSAIRKINELIEMKKQTDSQEGLVQ; from the coding sequence ATGCATGATGAGCCAAATAAAGGTCAGGATGATCAGAAAGACAAACCTTCTGGATTGATGGAAAAGATTCAACAACTGGGGCAAACCAATGTTCCACAACTTTCTCAAGACTCCAATATTCACTGCCTCACCATTGTAGGCCAGATAGAAGGACATATGCAGCTTCCGCCTCAAAATAAAACAACAAAGTATGAGCACGTCATCCCCCAGCTTGTGGCCATTGAACAAAATCCCAAGATCGAAGGGCTGGTTGTAATTCTGAATACGGTCGGGGGAGATGTAGAAGCGGGTCTGGCCATTTCCGAAATGATCGCCTCATTATCCAAACCTACTGTTTCTGTTGTACTTGGGGGTGGACACAGCATTGGGGTCCCAATCGCTGTATCCTGCGACTTCTCGTTCATTGCAAGTACGGCTACCATGACGATCCACCCTGTTCGATTAACCGGTTTAGTCATCGGTGTGCCCCAAACATTTGAGTATCTGGATAAAATGCAGGATCGGGTAGTCAGCTTTGTCACTAAGCACAGCAATATCACGGAAGAGGATTTTAAAGACCTTATGTTTGCAAAAGGAAACCTCACAAGGGATATAGGTACGAATGTGGTGGGGGATGACGCGGTGGAATACGGATTGATCGATGGAATTGGGGGCATCGGGTCGGCAATCAGGAAGATCAATGAATTGATCGAGATGAAGAAGCAGACAGATTCACAAGAGGGTCTGGTTCAATGA